The following are from one region of the Bacillus thuringiensis genome:
- a CDS encoding non-ribosomal peptide synthetase: MKPNMLTPELYINEDLEKEKQYWVEKLSGDIEFSSFLPDLETVKSERTVNFSIPIPIEVSKKINKISNYSKWGAFLILITSINVILQKYTRNNDILIGTTGLKNGMDDLTLFRNTVSPDMTWKELLLNVKNTVNDAVDHQRLDISSLLSSMGLLHSETEGIYFPVLINFENLREKNCTSDTRAEIAFHFSQNDDNQITGEIIYQKVYSSDFIRNLAMQLVMTIEQFIDNPEYKVGDLDLVTEREKGKLLGEFNQTAVDFGNKKLLHELVEEQVKKSADRVAIRFEESEITYAELNKRANQLAALLRQKGVSSNTYVGLMISPGIEMAIGLLSILKAGGAYVPIDPKYPLERQNAIIQDSGLGLLLKETEYRTKLDFNGEIIDLEVLQKNTKNQGNLPSVNKGEDLAYSIYTSGTTGKPKGVMIQHKSITNNILWRKNEYKLTEKDRVLQLFSFSFDGFVTSFFTPLVSGAQIILVGNDDVKNPPYLYNIVQRHNITHFISTPSLYSSLLAEIQYEDQLCLRIITLAGEEVTANLLRESSEKLKDVEIANEYGPTENSVVTTVYRNLKVDSKISIGKPIANNYVYILDNEQKLQPIGMPGELCISGESLTKGYVNNPSLTNEKVVPNPFFSGSLMYRTGDLARWLPDGNVEYLGRLDEQVKIRGFRIELKDIEYQLKEYQSIDDVLVIALKDSEESNFLCAYYMSSEEIPVSTFRNFLEKRLPGFMIPDYFVKINQFPLTINGKIDKKSLPEPKQAISGESTYHAPWNELEEKLITIWSQILGIEKEKIGISDNLFNLGMHSLKIASFVSRIYREFEISIPIHIIFQLSTVKEQSAYISQIKSEKIYAIEKVEEREDYLLSSAQKRIYMLQALNKFQTSYNMPKAMIIEGTLDIKRVESTFQMLLKRHESLRTSFKVKDGNPVQQIHDYIPIEIELLHLRDKKISELIANFVEPFDLYNNSLIRLKLVELKENKHLLLIDMHHIIADGQSIQLLVNEFVQLYEGKELPELHIQYKDYAAWQSNFLKSEELQSQEHYWLSQFSEEYPVLQLPTDYPRPSVKGSKGGSISVYIGKTLTRHMHQIAARKDTTLFMLLLAAYNVLLSKYGDQEDIIVGTPISGRNHLDVENVIGMFVNTLALRNCPKKDKTFLEFLDEVKKSTLNAFENQDYPFELLVEKLKVQRDTSRNPIFDTMFTFQDSSYSKISIDGLQFSTVDIELNSSKFDLSLYITEVEEGLHAQFEYSTELFKKESIERLSEHFLAILEKISESSNIKLAEIEMINREEEKLLLHDFNQTQYDNHNNTLLHELFEKQVERIPDKVALQFAGRTMTYKELNESESTCEEIRKLKRQGEEEFLVSVAMERSFEMVKTILAILKAGGAYVPIDPHHPSKRIETIIKDSQTYVLLTQDKFKEKLSFYHEKVIVVDDQKITKKKYLI; this comes from the coding sequence ATGAAACCGAACATGTTAACGCCAGAATTATACATAAATGAAGATCTTGAAAAAGAGAAACAATACTGGGTAGAAAAATTATCAGGGGATATTGAGTTTAGTAGTTTTTTACCAGATCTAGAAACAGTTAAAAGTGAGCGAACGGTGAATTTTTCCATCCCAATTCCAATAGAGGTAAGCAAAAAAATTAATAAGATTAGTAACTATTCGAAATGGGGAGCATTCTTAATTTTAATTACGTCTATAAATGTTATTCTGCAAAAATATACAAGGAATAATGATATATTAATAGGTACAACCGGATTAAAAAACGGTATGGATGATCTTACTTTATTCAGAAATACGGTATCGCCTGATATGACATGGAAAGAACTTTTATTAAACGTAAAAAATACGGTTAATGATGCTGTTGATCATCAGAGATTAGATATTAGTTCTCTATTATCATCCATGGGATTACTTCATTCAGAGACAGAGGGCATTTACTTCCCTGTACTTATTAATTTTGAAAATCTTCGAGAAAAAAATTGTACAAGTGATACACGAGCTGAAATAGCGTTTCATTTTTCTCAAAATGATGATAATCAGATTACAGGAGAAATTATTTATCAGAAAGTATATAGTAGTGATTTTATACGTAATCTGGCTATGCAGCTTGTCATGACCATCGAACAATTCATAGATAACCCAGAATATAAAGTTGGCGATTTAGATTTAGTTACAGAGAGAGAAAAGGGTAAATTACTTGGGGAATTTAACCAAACAGCTGTGGATTTTGGTAATAAAAAACTGCTACATGAATTGGTAGAGGAACAAGTCAAAAAAAGTGCTGATAGAGTTGCAATCAGATTTGAGGAAAGTGAAATTACTTATGCTGAACTTAATAAAAGAGCCAATCAATTGGCTGCGCTTTTACGTCAAAAAGGGGTATCTTCGAATACGTACGTTGGATTAATGATTAGTCCGGGTATAGAGATGGCTATTGGGCTTTTAAGTATATTAAAAGCTGGTGGTGCTTATGTACCAATAGATCCAAAATATCCATTAGAACGTCAAAATGCAATTATCCAAGATAGTGGTTTAGGTCTATTATTAAAAGAAACGGAATATAGAACTAAATTAGACTTCAATGGAGAGATAATTGATTTAGAAGTGTTACAAAAGAATACAAAAAATCAAGGGAATTTACCTTCAGTCAATAAAGGAGAAGATTTAGCCTATAGTATTTACACGTCTGGAACTACTGGTAAGCCAAAAGGTGTCATGATTCAGCATAAAAGTATTACAAATAACATTCTTTGGAGAAAAAATGAATACAAGCTGACAGAGAAGGATCGTGTACTTCAGCTTTTCTCTTTTTCGTTTGATGGATTTGTAACGAGTTTCTTTACACCACTTGTTTCAGGTGCACAAATAATATTAGTAGGAAATGATGATGTAAAGAACCCACCCTATTTGTATAATATTGTTCAACGTCATAATATAACACATTTTATTAGTACACCATCGCTTTATAGCAGTTTGTTGGCTGAGATACAATATGAAGATCAGCTATGTTTAAGGATTATTACGTTAGCTGGTGAGGAAGTTACAGCGAATCTTTTGAGGGAAAGTTCAGAAAAATTGAAAGATGTTGAAATTGCGAATGAATATGGACCTACAGAGAATAGTGTTGTTACTACTGTTTACCGAAATTTAAAGGTCGATTCTAAGATTTCCATAGGCAAGCCAATCGCAAACAACTATGTTTATATATTAGACAATGAACAGAAATTACAACCTATTGGTATGCCTGGTGAACTATGTATTTCCGGTGAATCTCTTACAAAAGGATATGTTAATAATCCATCCTTAACAAATGAAAAAGTTGTACCTAACCCTTTTTTTTCAGGTAGTTTAATGTACAGAACGGGGGATCTTGCGCGTTGGTTGCCTGATGGGAATGTAGAATATCTAGGAAGATTAGATGAACAGGTGAAAATTAGAGGTTTTCGGATTGAACTTAAAGATATTGAGTATCAATTAAAAGAATATCAATCTATTGATGATGTTCTTGTTATAGCACTTAAGGATTCAGAAGAATCGAATTTTTTATGTGCTTATTACATGTCATCGGAAGAAATACCCGTGTCAACATTTAGAAATTTCCTTGAAAAAAGACTCCCAGGTTTTATGATTCCCGATTACTTTGTTAAGATTAATCAATTTCCTCTAACGATAAATGGAAAGATAGACAAAAAATCTCTTCCAGAACCAAAACAAGCAATAAGTGGAGAATCAACCTATCATGCACCTTGGAATGAGTTGGAAGAAAAATTGATTACCATATGGAGTCAAATTCTTGGTATTGAAAAAGAAAAAATAGGTATATCCGATAATCTTTTTAATTTAGGAATGCATTCATTAAAGATTGCCTCATTCGTATCGAGAATTTATCGAGAATTTGAAATTTCTATTCCTATACATATCATTTTTCAACTATCAACTGTCAAAGAACAATCTGCATACATTTCTCAAATTAAAAGTGAAAAGATATATGCAATTGAAAAAGTAGAGGAAAGGGAAGATTATTTGCTTTCTTCTGCGCAAAAAAGAATTTATATGTTACAAGCACTAAATAAATTTCAAACGAGTTATAATATGCCAAAAGCAATGATTATTGAAGGGACGCTTGATATAAAACGGGTTGAATCTACTTTCCAAATGTTATTGAAAAGGCATGAATCATTAAGAACATCCTTTAAAGTTAAGGATGGTAATCCTGTTCAACAAATTCATGATTATATCCCTATTGAAATTGAGTTGCTTCATCTAAGGGATAAAAAAATATCTGAATTAATAGCAAATTTTGTTGAACCATTTGATTTATACAATAATTCGTTAATAAGATTAAAACTTGTAGAGCTTAAAGAGAACAAACACTTATTGTTAATTGATATGCATCACATTATTGCAGATGGGCAATCTATTCAGTTATTGGTAAATGAATTTGTTCAATTATATGAAGGAAAAGAATTACCAGAGCTTCATATTCAATATAAAGATTACGCTGCGTGGCAAAGTAACTTTTTGAAATCTGAAGAATTACAAAGTCAGGAGCATTATTGGTTAAGTCAATTTTCAGAGGAATATCCTGTACTTCAGTTACCAACGGATTATCCAAGACCATCGGTAAAAGGATCGAAAGGGGGTAGTATTTCTGTCTATATAGGAAAAACATTAACCCGTCATATGCATCAAATAGCTGCTAGAAAGGATACGACCCTTTTCATGTTATTGTTAGCAGCATATAATGTATTACTTTCGAAGTATGGTGACCAAGAAGATATTATCGTAGGTACTCCAATTTCTGGGCGAAATCATCTAGATGTTGAAAATGTTATTGGAATGTTTGTAAACACCCTTGCGCTTCGAAATTGCCCTAAAAAGGATAAAACATTCTTGGAATTTTTGGACGAGGTAAAAAAATCTACATTGAATGCATTTGAAAACCAAGACTATCCGTTTGAATTGTTGGTGGAAAAATTAAAAGTACAGCGTGATACTAGTCGAAATCCTATTTTTGACACGATGTTTACATTTCAAGATTCCAGTTACTCAAAAATTAGTATAGATGGATTACAATTCTCAACGGTGGATATCGAATTAAATTCTTCTAAATTCGATCTTTCCCTGTATATAACCGAAGTGGAAGAAGGCTTACATGCACAATTCGAATATAGTACAGAGCTCTTTAAGAAAGAAAGTATTGAGAGATTGAGTGAACATTTCTTAGCCATTTTAGAAAAAATTTCCGAATCATCTAATATAAAGTTGGCGGAAATAGAGATGATAAATCGTGAAGAAGAGAAGTTACTCCTTCATGATTTCAATCAAACTCAGTATGACAATCATAATAATACATTATTACATGAATTATTTGAGAAACAAGTAGAGCGAATACCAGACAAAGTAGCACTCCAGTTTGCTGGACGAACGATGACGTATAAAGAATTGAATGAAAGCGAATCAACTTGCGAGGAAATAAGAAAATTAAAGAGACAAGGTGAGGAAGAATTTCTTGTTAGTGTCGCGATGGAGCGCTCGTTTGAAATGGTTAAGACCATACTAGCGATATTAAAAGCTGGAGGTGCATACGTACCAATTGATCCTCATCATCCTAGTAAGCGAATAGAAACAATTATCAAAGATAGTCAAACGTACGTATTATTAACACAAGATAAGTTTAAAGAAAAACTAAGTTTCTATCATGAAAAGGTTATCGTTGTGGATGACCAAAAGATCACAAAGAAGAAGTATCTAATTTAA